TTGGTAGGGACAAAGGCATTTGATCTGATTGATCGGAGAGATGTTGAACGGGTTATTGAGGAATCGAAAAAACTGGCTGCAGAGAAGATACATGGTTCCTTCAGGTATAGAACAAGGACTAAGGGCGGCAGAATGTTATGGATGGAAACGGCCGTCAGTCCTCTACTTAAGAGTAATGAAATAGAAGGTTGGACTATGTCTTCGAGAGACGTTACTAGCGAAGTGAAGCTCCAGGCTGAATTGAGAACCAGAGACAGTATGATGATTTTCATGAACGATTTGTATGTCTTAGTTCTCAGCGGAGACAACCTCCATGAAGCTGCTTCGAAGATTGTGAATCGCGCATATGAAGAAAAGGGCATTGTGGGTTGCAGAATTGTCTTCAGTGATGAGGATCCCTTCGATCTTGAAGTCTCAAGGGGTAATACCGAGATCTTCCCGGTAGACTTAGAAGGAGATCCCGAAGTTCTCAGGAAGCTAAGTGGCAATCACATACTTCTGGAAGACATAGTTTATGATGGGATCGAATTAAGGTACGTGTGTATAGCTCTTGAGTCAAATAATGAGGTTATCGGAGCTTTTGAAAGTGTTACAGAGAGGGTAACCGGCTTAACCGAGGAGAGCATAGACCTTTACAGGCTAATAGGCACCACCATTTCTCTTTCGCTTAATAAGATAAAGAACTTTGTGACAATAAAGAGGAATCACATCACTTCTGAATCTTTAAGAAAGGCGACCGAAGCGATTACGAAAGATCTAAACATGAACACCGTTATTGAATCCATAGTTGGCGGACTCAGGCAGGTCATTCCGTTTTACAGCGCCGCAGTTGAGTTAATCGATGGAGACCAGTTGCTGATAGTAGGTGGTAGCTGGCCGGGTAGAGAATCTTTCCTTGGAACGAGGTTTACAATGGAGGTTGGTAGTCCTGGCCATGATGTTGTCAAGAAGAAACGAATAGTCCTGGCTGAATATGCTCAGAAGAAATACCACCAGTTCAACAAACCGGATTTTGCTTTCATAAAATCGTGGATGGGTGTACCCCTCCTTATTGAAGATGAACCTATTGGAATGATCGCCGTTGACAGCGAGATTGAAAGGGCTTTCAGGAAGCGGCATTTGGAAGCTCTGAAAGCATTTGCAGATATTGCTGCAATAGGTATAAATAACGCCCGCCTTCACGAGGAGGTAAGAGATCTTTCGATAAGGGACTATCTTACAGGTGTATACAACAGGAGAGGTCTTTTCGAACTGGGAGAAAGAGAAATCGAAAAGGCAAAGCGTTATGGAACTGAGATGGGCTTGATAATGTTTGATGTTGATAACTTCAAGAAGCTTAACGACAAATTGGGTCATCTTGGAGGAGATTACGTTCTGAAGAGAGTAGCACAAATCTGCTGCAGGATTTTGAGAGCAGCCGACATATTTGGTCGGTACGGTGGGGATGAGTTCATAGTAATATTGCCCATGACTGACTCAAGACGTACTGAGGAAGCTGCACTTAGAATACTCCGCTCGTTTCGGGAGACGAATATTGAGTTTAATGGTATTCCGTTGGAGGTTAGTGCCAGCCTTGGCATAGCAGGTTTAGCAGGTCAGAAAGACGAGCTTGAAGAAATGATCAAGAGAGCAGACAATAATCTGTATGTTTCTAAGAGTTCCGGGGGAGATAAGGTAACAGGAGGACCGGAAAGTGACCAGTAGAAAATGGGAGACTAGGAGTATTAACTTGAGTCTCGAAGCACAACTCAGAGAGAGAAAGAAGGAGCTGAACCTATTATATAGCTTTTCGAGAATCGTTGATAGAGCCGAGAACTCTATCGAAGACATTATCATTGGTCTTGTGAGAATATTTCCTGATGCATTTATGGATCCAGAAAATACCCTCGCAGTTATTGTGTACAACGACAAAGTGTACGAATCGGGCAAAATCTTGAAAAGCGACCGGTTCATTCGTGAACCGATAAAGAAAGGAGGTAAAGAAGTAGGAAGTGTAACTGTCTATTACTGTGGTGACAGCGAAATTGCATTTCTATATGAAGAAGGTCAGATGGTTTTTTCGATAACAGAGAGGCTAGGGAAAATCATTGAGCGTATTAAGTCATCTGAGAGTCTTAATGAGAGTGAAGAGCGATACAGAGTCACTTTATCGAGCATAGGAGATGCGGTCCTTGCAACCGATGGATTTGGAATGATCGTATTTGCGAATGCTGTCGCCTGCAACTTGATTGGCCTTGAGGAAAAAGAAATTGTTGGTAAGAGAATGAATGATGTTATGGAAATATTCAGTGAAGAGACAGGCGAATCGACTCAGATTCAAGTTGAGGATATTATTAAGACTGGTATGAAAATTGGTTTGGCTAATCATACGGGTCTTAAGTCCAAGAATGGGAAGGTCTATTCAATAGCAGACTCGGCAGCTCCGATCATCAGGGATGATGGCGAAATCTCAGGAATTGTCTTGATCTTCAGGGATGTGACAGAAGAGAGGCAGAAGGAAGAGAGAATCGCACATAGCGAATCGAAATATCGTGAACTGGTGCAGAATATGAATGGTGGTCTTCTCATCATTGATAGCCACGATCAAGGTGAGAGCTTTTTTCTGAAGGAGTTCAAGCCGCCGAGAGGAATCGCAGAAAGTGCCGCCTGTAACCACTCGGGTAAGGATGTAAGAGATGTCTTCCAAACATTGGAGAAAAGCCAGCTGTACGATGCAATAAAGAAAACGTTCAAAGACGGAAAGCCACGTAGTGTTGGTCTTGAGCGATATATTTGCGGGAAGCAAGAAGGTTGGTGGGTGAACTATGTTTATCGGCTTCCTTCTGGTGAGATAGTAGATCTCAGTTATGATATAACTGAAATGACAGAGATCCAGAGATTCAAGAATGAAGCCGGTAGAAGTCTCTTCAAGATTTCGAAGGCAATAGCGGGTAAGCGATTTTCCCTCGATGAATTCATGAGAGAAACGATTGAGACGGTAGGTTCTTCGCTCAATGTCGATCGTGCCGGAATATATATGTTGAACAGGGTCGGAGAAATGGAACTGATGCTTAGCTATGATCTACATGAAGGAAAGATCAGAATGGATAGATCACTTGCGATGGGCACTGATCTGGCTGGCGAATACGTGAATCTAGTGAGCGATAAGCGATTCTTGAGCGTTTCGAATGTTGAGATTGAGAATAGTAGTCCCTTTGTCGACAGTCTTAAAGAGGCTGGCATTGAAGCCATCCTCGATATACCGTTGAAGATCAGGGGGAAGATCGTTGGATCACTCTTCTGCGATATGGAAACCTCAAGAGAATGGACAGCCGACGAAAAGCAATTCGCTGCTTCAGTTGGAGACATTCTAACTCTTGCTCTTGAAGAAGATGAACTGGTCAAGAGTGAACAGCGTTACAGAAACTTCTTCGAAATGAACGGGGCGATAATGCTGCTTATTGATCCATCAACAGGGAGAATCGTTGATGCAAATGAAGCTGCCAGCGAATTCTACAAATATGATACCGATAAACTCAAGAAGCTTTCAATTAGGAATCTCACAACAGATAGCCGAGGACTCAAAGAGATTAACAAGCTCCTTTCGAAAGAGACTCTCAGACTTGTGACACGTCAGAAGCGGGCCGGTGGAGAGATAATTGATGTGGAGATATTCGCCTCACCTTTCAGATCTTCTGGAGTGGAGTTGCTCAACTTCATAATAATTGATGTCACAGATGCTCTGACTGCAAAGGACAGATTAGCCGAAGCCTTGAAAAAAGTGAATGCGGCGCTAGAAGGGGCCGTCGAGTTAGTCAGTAAAGTTGTTGAAGCGAGAGATCCTTATACTGCAGGTCATCAAGAGAATGTAAGTAAATTGGCTACGGCAATTGCGGAGAAACTTGATCTAGAGAATGACTCAGTAAGATCAGTGCGAATCGCTGGTCTACTTCGCGATGTTGGAAAGGTTTCAATACCTGCTGAGATCCTTTCGAAGCCGGGAAAGCTTACCGATCTCGAGTGGTCTCTAATCAAACGTCACCCTGTCATTGGTTACGAAATCCTTCGTGATGTACAGCTCGGCGGTCCGATAGCAGAGATTGTAAAGGACCATCACGAGAGAATCAACGGAACCGGGTATCCGGAAGGTCTTGAAGGATCGGAGATCTCTCTGGAATCGAAAATTGTTGCAGTAGCCGATGTCGTAGAAGCGATGGTTTCTCACAGACCATATAGGGCTTCAAAAGGTTTGGCCGAAGCAATTCAAG
This window of the Mesotoga sp. BH458_6_3_2_1 genome carries:
- a CDS encoding diguanylate cyclase, producing MGVCRRDFFASLETIFSYMSVEGRSVTKLCDVLTVAGKSLCADRLAIYEFQDLTDGSFSLRQICEWKSETKEIERILGVRNEVIQDRWIEKIIGAKKYGISSEKSGGAVVIVNSLGTAGLALVCEDKSVYRDWTEDEKAFLRCLISSISLSDKEQLSEEASRGEEVVLKERLLRSDRLLKNFEGNVLDILAVADKKLIFTYVSPSVVNTMGFTPEELVGTKAFDLIDRRDVERVIEESKKLAAEKIHGSFRYRTRTKGGRMLWMETAVSPLLKSNEIEGWTMSSRDVTSEVKLQAELRTRDSMMIFMNDLYVLVLSGDNLHEAASKIVNRAYEEKGIVGCRIVFSDEDPFDLEVSRGNTEIFPVDLEGDPEVLRKLSGNHILLEDIVYDGIELRYVCIALESNNEVIGAFESVTERVTGLTEESIDLYRLIGTTISLSLNKIKNFVTIKRNHITSESLRKATEAITKDLNMNTVIESIVGGLRQVIPFYSAAVELIDGDQLLIVGGSWPGRESFLGTRFTMEVGSPGHDVVKKKRIVLAEYAQKKYHQFNKPDFAFIKSWMGVPLLIEDEPIGMIAVDSEIERAFRKRHLEALKAFADIAAIGINNARLHEEVRDLSIRDYLTGVYNRRGLFELGEREIEKAKRYGTEMGLIMFDVDNFKKLNDKLGHLGGDYVLKRVAQICCRILRAADIFGRYGGDEFIVILPMTDSRRTEEAALRILRSFRETNIEFNGIPLEVSASLGIAGLAGQKDELEEMIKRADNNLYVSKSSGGDKVTGGPESDQ
- a CDS encoding HD domain-containing phosphohydrolase; translated protein: MTSRKWETRSINLSLEAQLRERKKELNLLYSFSRIVDRAENSIEDIIIGLVRIFPDAFMDPENTLAVIVYNDKVYESGKILKSDRFIREPIKKGGKEVGSVTVYYCGDSEIAFLYEEGQMVFSITERLGKIIERIKSSESLNESEERYRVTLSSIGDAVLATDGFGMIVFANAVACNLIGLEEKEIVGKRMNDVMEIFSEETGESTQIQVEDIIKTGMKIGLANHTGLKSKNGKVYSIADSAAPIIRDDGEISGIVLIFRDVTEERQKEERIAHSESKYRELVQNMNGGLLIIDSHDQGESFFLKEFKPPRGIAESAACNHSGKDVRDVFQTLEKSQLYDAIKKTFKDGKPRSVGLERYICGKQEGWWVNYVYRLPSGEIVDLSYDITEMTEIQRFKNEAGRSLFKISKAIAGKRFSLDEFMRETIETVGSSLNVDRAGIYMLNRVGEMELMLSYDLHEGKIRMDRSLAMGTDLAGEYVNLVSDKRFLSVSNVEIENSSPFVDSLKEAGIEAILDIPLKIRGKIVGSLFCDMETSREWTADEKQFAASVGDILTLALEEDELVKSEQRYRNFFEMNGAIMLLIDPSTGRIVDANEAASEFYKYDTDKLKKLSIRNLTTDSRGLKEINKLLSKETLRLVTRQKRAGGEIIDVEIFASPFRSSGVELLNFIIIDVTDALTAKDRLAEALKKVNAALEGAVELVSKVVEARDPYTAGHQENVSKLATAIAEKLDLENDSVRSVRIAGLLRDVGKVSIPAEILSKPGKLTDLEWSLIKRHPVIGYEILRDVQLGGPIAEIVKDHHERINGTGYPEGLEGSEISLESKIVAVADVVEAMVSHRPYRASKGLAEAIQEIEGNAGILYDKEVVSACVDLIKSGFSFGRSYNSKF